The Harmonia axyridis chromosome 3, icHarAxyr1.1, whole genome shotgun sequence nucleotide sequence tgaagcgCTTACCTGAATTCTAACATACACCCTAGGTCTCAATTTATTCTTATTCAAAAAAGTGCCATGTGTACTACCAAGGTCATAGATGTAAAATCCAACTGCGTGTGTTTCATCTGGTTCAGAACGGTATTGAAGTACAGCATGATACCTTTAATATGTTTGTCATTAGAAGAAAACTataataatgatgaaaaatttaccTTGATATTGTTGGATGCTGCATAGGAATATCACAGTTCGCCAATCTACCAAACACCCAGTATGAtttgttatttaaatttattgTATCGATAATACTTCCatcttttaaaatttcaaaattataacttTGGGCTGTAGATTTTGGTAGACCTGACCAAATTGGTTCTTTGTACTGTATACTCAAAGTATCAATTTTTGGCGTAGTTTCCGCtaagaatataaaatttcaaatcaataaagAATAACTTTATAGCTAAGCATCTTACGTTTTGAAATAACCTCATCTTGAGTGATTTCTGTAATATTTACTGAATCATCAGATGTTTCAAGTGCATCACTATCCGCTGTATGTatggttttcaattttttaggtAATCGGCCAATTTTTCCGACTAATAGTGGTTTTTTGAATGTGGAAATTACTGTTTTATCGTTGGTTTCATTATCTTTTTTTGATTCATCGTCATTGGTAGTTTTAATAGcttgattcaatttattttcctGTGATTCAGTTCCTATTTCATCGATATCCATAATATACAAATATTTACTAACGAAATTCGaacgaaacaaaaatttttaaacaTCAACATAACCTAAATAGATGGAGATAGGCAACAACAGCGCCTAATCAGATTATACTCTATGATCTGAAAAAATCGCAATTCCCGATTCAAGGGTAGGCAGCGCCCTCTTCAGCATGCTTTTTCGGCTAAAGGTAAgatattgtaaacaaaaatattttgagtgttatttgtgaagaaagaaatatgatggacaaagaaaatagtgtattcctcagtttaactgaatatttccggtatttggaagcaactccaaataataggaatgtgatagaaggtgaattcattctaatttaagaataatcgtccattatctaaaaaacaaacattttagGAGAAGCGGTCTTGAATGCCGGTCATGTAATTATGTGTGGGAATATAGGTAAAAGTATTAGTATTATGCTTAGAATTGTTCGCCTTaacatcttgaaaataatatcaaaaaaaaaatctttatatttCAGCAAAGCAAGCCTCTGACTTGGGGAattgtaaatatattataaaagagaataataattatgaactgaaaaaaaaacataaatacttTGCACAGGTGCAGGTGGGAATTGCAATCCTAAATTTAGACATTTGccactttattatttatttttcaagcaataattcattcattgaaattaaggtGCCCTTTGATGAAGAATACACATATAATATGTtaacttctttgaaaaaaaaatatattgagaaaatgttacaccatatttgtaatgaataattgaaaaattaatatattttttgaaataaaattccagttattctatttccacttattatttaaataacaactaacccatacaccgaaaggtaacaaatgggatacagattatatatatatatataaataacaattgtttcgctacacagaaGCTTTAGATTTAACATCTATATTGCTACTCGAAATAAaggcaaaatacaaaaatattcagaaattatcttcagaaaaaatgggGCTGGACAGGTTTACAATCGCACAACATATAAtcattatttcttctattttagGAACCAGGTTTCACGGTAAAACATTACTCAATAGGTGGAAGATAGATCGTAGGTTTCAATACTGCCATTAACACAGTGAGcatgtcataaaaaatttcttttatactTTGGGAACTGATGTTTCCAAAGAGtaaagacaatacaacatagctCGTGTCATTCTTTAGTTTtgtaaatgtattttttccctaatattgagggatgaaacaaaattttctctttttcttcttaatactaaaatttcaatagttttcagcATTTCGAAAGAATTCAACCCTGTCAAGCTGTTAagcttttgatttgtagtaataTTGTCACAAATTATCCTTATTGATAAAAGCACATAGAGCTTCAGCAGCCAAAAATTCATCAGGCCTGTGAATCATttcctgaaatttcaatatcatcatTTGATTCAACTAGAATATCTCAATAAGTACTTTACCTGAGCATGAAGttcattttcatcttgattttggatCATTACTTCACAGTcagatttcaactgaaaattttgtaaatattagatttattttcatttaaaaggaTCATTATATAATTACAATTGGTTGTTGTACAGGATCATATCTAGTTGAATTccgtctttctttcttctttatgttCTCATGAGTACCTGTAGGAAGGTTTATTGTTGGGACtgcatttcttttcaaatttcggcGTCTCAAGTTAGTTTTTCTCGGTCTCAAACACAAATCTGCGTGTCTCAGCTCCTTacctgaatattgaaaaatattactacACATGGAGCTCGATTGATACTGATATTTTTACAACTTACTTTGTATATGAAAATCAGACTCTTCAAAATGCTTTGAACAAACTTTCATGGAAGGTGTTATTTTCTTTCCGCACTTCAAATTTTTCTCCCAAATTTTTCGTACATCAACTTTCTCGACAATACCACTTTTGCTAATTATTTCCAGTTTACAACTGTTATTCTTGGGAAAGCTATGGAATGAAACGGGTTCTCTGTTTGCTCTACTGTTGCATCCATAAACACAACAAAACACTTTTGATTTCGTTATTTTAGGGCAGTAATTACTATccataatgttgaaataaatattagataAATGATGAAACTCTAGAACACAACTCTTATAACTCCTCgaacactaaaatataaaaatttaacttgCAGAAATGCACGCCGTCAAAGCTTTCACTCCTACTGTACCTTAAGCCGATATTACAGTTTCTTCCGATAGGTGGCTTGGagatgaacttgaatcgctaaaaaccaaattattttttttttataaaaatagcaACTGACAttcaatttttgagaaattcagGAGCTATAAATGAGTAAAAAGTTGAATAGTTCCCAcctaagagtaataaacatacgttcattactctatggttccTACTAATATCCATTCAACTTTTCAACTTGATTTTTAGGATCTAACTATTTTAACTGAAaaggaaaatgaataaaattcaaaagaattctGAGAACATTTCTAGTATTCTTTCTAACATATCTAGTAATTCACACAGGATGGATAGGTATAtaaaaagataattttttaCTGTCAAAGTTTTTAATATTgccataatttcaaaactttgtCTTTTCCTCCCGAAACCACCTTGGATCCATCCGTCGACCAGTCAACAGCATATACCTGATCCCCATGGCCAGGTAAATCAATTTCAAGCTTATTAGTCTTTAAATTCCATAACTTCAATGTAGAATCAGCGCTTCCACTAACCATAAATCTTGAATCTGCAGAAAAGGCTACCATATATACAGCCTGTACATGTCCACGTAAAGTTGCTATATATTTTCCAGTTTTAGCTTGCCAAAGTCTTATTGATTTGTCAAAGGAAGCGGAGGCAAGTATCCTTCCATCTGGTGAAAATTTAACATCATTTACCAATTGTTGATGTCCTGTTAGTCTAGCAATAGGCTTTTTGTCTTTTGTAGGATCCCAAAGGAACATTGTGAAATCATCTGAACCAGAAACTAATCTCTCACCACAAGCTTCTGTAATTTCTTTGTACCTAAAACATAATGAGTTTGAATAAATTCAGGCATTCAAACAAAATTCATATTACCTGTTCAGGGCAAAATTTTGGGATTTCCTTTTATTCTCATCTGAAGAGCCTTTGTTTACATCTTTTACAGGATCAAAAGCTCCCATTTTTAAAATATAATCTGTGTTTAAAGCCAATGTGTTCACCCAATGTGCGTGGCCTTCTAAAGTCCTACAGAGAATACCATCTTTTGCTCTCCATACTTTAATCTTTCTATCTTGAGAAGCTGAATAAATAAGGCCTAAACCTCCCCATTTTACAACAGTCACACTTTTCAAATGTCCACTTATGGTTAACAATGTCATACATAAAACAGTATCCCAAACTCTAACATCACCATCTTTAGAACAACTTGCTAACAACCTAGAATTGAACAATTGTATgaaggaaaaattcaaaataaatcataCAGAACCAATATAACGATTACTTCAAACGAAATACTAACCTACATTCTGGATTTTGATGATAAGGCTCCCAGCTCAAGGAATTAATCCATTGTTTATGACCAATCATTGTTTTACCCAATTGTGTACCAGTTGCCGGATCCCAGATAATAATTCTACCATCTTTACAAGCTGAAGCTAATTTTTTGCTATCTGGTGACCATGATACAGACAAAACCCAATTTTTGTGACCCTTACAAGTGTGTAACGGAGTTTGTGTAAAAACATCCCAAAATCTCACTGTGGTATCACCTGAACCACTTGCTAAATTATGTCCATCTGGGCTGAAACTAACTGACAACACAGGTTCAGCATGACCAGGCATAGAACTTGTACATCGTGTGACTGGTCTTACCCGAAATACGGCTTGCTTTTCATAAACAATATCCACAACTTCTTCAGTACTTATATTGTTGACATCGATCGTTTGTTTAAGGGAATTAGTTATTTCTTTATCATTCACATAGAAACGGAATGAGAGTGGTTCATcttgtttcaataaataattacagAGAGATGTCAAATTTTGCAAGGTACAGTCCACTGGCAAATCCATAGGCTTATCCAAAGTTTCTCCTGTTTCTGATTTGAACAGACATAATAGTTTCTTTTCGTTGTTCTCCATTttatataatagaggaataacACTAACGTAATCACAAATGTATCTTCCTTCTGAAAAACTTCAtgtgataaatatataaataataaaataacttcAATTTGCAAAACTTTTTTCACCACATGAACCAGGGTCAGTTTGAGGTTATGACAGTCGATGTCGTCGATGATTATATCACAGAAGTATATAAAGTTATaaagtatttatttaaatattgtttttcaatgctacATATAAGTAATCTATCAATTCATAGGGGATTAACTCTAAATTACaagaaatttctataaaaaaaacattgagcCATTCAAATTAGATAAGAAATAGTTTTTCCCTTTTAAGTAGTTCATTTGTTCTTAGAGCTGAATTTGGCAATGAAATTTTGATGATGACGGATAGGAAAATAGGTTAGTTTATAAATTTGGGTCAAACAACTgaaaattctttgaattattgaaaaaactctTCACATTTCACCTCATTAAATTCAGAAATGGACTCTAATTAGTTCAACTGAACTGCAGGAGCATACATTACTCTGGGTGAACATTATTAAAATGCGAATGTTGGATAGGACATAAATTAAAACTGAATAATCTCAAACTATGGATTCGGAACCGGCTGGTACTTCAAAACTCTCCTGGAATGAATTAAAAGGAGTAGTTGGCGATGTTAGACGACAACTTTCGAATTTGTCCTCCTCCTTGCTTCCTAGCTCAATTTCATTTAGAACGCTCAAAGATGGCAAGACAAGAATTTACTTTCTAAGTATTCCACAAAACTGTTGGGAGACTACTTTAATGTATACTGATGTTCCGAACACTAGTCAACCAAATAGTATGAAATTGCCATGGCAATTCGTTATAGAATCCAATTTCCCCAATCAGGGGCACATCAGGAAACATTCAAGAGAAGAACAACTGTTATGTGAGCGTAAGAGAATGGCTTCTTGGGGAATTAACACATATGAGCTCCATTCAGAGTCTGGTAAAATAATTTTTCCAGCACATAGCAGTTTGTATCAATGTTCAGACAATGGTTATACGGTGAGTGCAAATTAACAGAATATAGTTGTTTATTTTGAAGTGGTGTTTTTAGAATGGACCCTTCTTTCCAACTAAACTGAGATTAGCATGTACTGGAGCCAAACTGTATTCTCAAGTATGCCCCTCAAACCCAGATCTGGTAGCTTTTATCTGTAATCATGACATATGGGTAACACATACAGTATCAGGATCTTGTGTAAGACTGACCTACGCCCATAAGGGAGGAAGGAATCTAGCAGATGATCCATTATGTGCTGGAGTGCCTTCCTATGTTATGCAGGAAGAATTCAATCGTTATCAAGGTTATTGGTGGCAACCTCATTGTACAGGTAATTGTGTAATGAATTTGATCTAACATACACAATTTAAACTTGTTTCATTTCCAGGAGGAATATATAGAATCTTATATGAAGAAGTAGATGATGGCAATGttaaaattttctgttttcctTCGTCTTCAACTGATACAGGAGAAGTGGAGGAATTTCGTTTTCCGAGGGCAGGTTGTGCAAATTCTAACTCATGTCTCAAAATGGTAGAATTTAAGTTGAACGCTGTTGATGAAATAGTGGAGATCTGTTCGTTAGAATTACAGTTCTCTTTAAATATGTTGTTTCCTTGGATGGAATACATTGTTAGAGTAGGATGGACCCCAAATTCTCAATAGTAGGTAGTTTTCATGTTTTATATCATAGTAGTATTAGAGTATTATAGTAGAAAGGTTTGGTTTTGTTTTTCATCACATATCtcaaattttaacttttttataGCATATGGGCACAATTACTTAATCGCAGACAACAAAGGCTGGATTTGGTACTACTATCCATTAGCAATTTTACAGAAGAACTGCCAAAATATGATCAAGGAGAAGGAGCCAGTCCAAGCAGTCCCATagttcaagttatttattctcaaGAGTCTGCAATATGGGTGAATCTGCATGATCTTCTTTATATATTCCCAATTACCAACCCTAATGAGATCAAATTCATTTGGGCATCAGAAGATACTGGTTTTCGGCATTTGTATTTAATCACCGCCGAAATAATGCCTTACAGGTTAGTTCCATCTTTATTATCATAGAATTAAATAGAGAATTAGAGGTTATAATATTTTGACAGATGATGTTGTCTTTGTCTATCTGTCAATCTCAATCAATAAAGCACATAAGGATACCTTTGCTATTTTGATTTGATCGTGGGGGAAGATGATTCTTATGAATTTCAAGATTTTGGCATCGAAGAAGAGATGGAAAAATAGTCTatgtattttattgatttgaggtttaaattgatttaaaaatcaataatatgtTACTACAAATTTTATCTAACAGCAATGGAACTACCGAAGCCAGAGAATCGATGCATTTCCTCTGTCTTCAACCTAGGATATTATCCAAGGTTACTCTGACTTCAGGAGATTGGGAGATTGCTGCCCAGGATATTTGGGTGGACGTGGAGAAGGAATTAGTGTATTTCATGGGATTCAGAGAGACGCCCCTTGAAAAGCATTTGTATGTCGTATCGATCAGAAGACCTGGAGAAATAAGACTATTAACTAGAGCAGGGTACTCCCATATGATCGATTTCAATGACGTGAGTTCATTTCCTCTTAAAGTATACATTCTATATTGGAG carries:
- the LOC123674787 gene encoding dipeptidyl peptidase 9; amino-acid sequence: MDSEPAGTSKLSWNELKGVVGDVRRQLSNLSSSLLPSSISFRTLKDGKTRIYFLSIPQNCWETTLMYTDVPNTSQPNSMKLPWQFVIESNFPNQGHIRKHSREEQLLCERKRMASWGINTYELHSESGKIIFPAHSSLYQCSDNGYTNGPFFPTKLRLACTGAKLYSQVCPSNPDLVAFICNHDIWVTHTVSGSCVRLTYAHKGGRNLADDPLCAGVPSYVMQEEFNRYQGYWWQPHCTGGIYRILYEEVDDGNVKIFCFPSSSTDTGEVEEFRFPRAGCANSNSCLKMVEFKLNAVDEIVEICSLELQFSLNMLFPWMEYIVRVGWTPNSQYIWAQLLNRRQQRLDLVLLSISNFTEELPKYDQGEGASPSSPIVQVIYSQESAIWVNLHDLLYIFPITNPNEIKFIWASEDTGFRHLYLITAEIMPYSNGTTEARESMHFLCLQPRILSKVTLTSGDWEIAAQDIWVDVEKELVYFMGFRETPLEKHLYVVSIRRPGEIRLLTRAGYSHMIDFNDELTMMVTLYSNIKKPPACQVFGLSHSDWTVEGITLTPLGYLMESRPVPNTYHGPEIYTHQILSGHVLYSMVFKPHNFDPTKKYPTVVNVYGGPEVQVVSNTFKGMRQLRMHMLASRGYVVVAIDSRGSHHRGLQFEGHIKGRMGTLELMDQVEVLNWLSNTLGYIDLSRVGIHGWSYGGYLSLMGLVQYPDLFKVAIAGAPVTNWKLYDTGYTERYMDLPEHNLQGYTEGSVLNYVNKFPDEENRLLIIHGLIDENVHFYHTSQLVNGLIKAGKPYQLRVYPNERHSLRNLDAGKHYETTMLSFFQNNL
- the LOC123674788 gene encoding notchless protein homolog 1, with amino-acid sequence MENNEKKLLCLFKSETGETLDKPMDLPVDCTLQNLTSLCNYLLKQDEPLSFRFYVNDKEITNSLKQTIDVNNISTEEVVDIVYEKQAVFRVRPVTRCTSSMPGHAEPVLSVSFSPDGHNLASGSGDTTVRFWDVFTQTPLHTCKGHKNWVLSVSWSPDSKKLASACKDGRIIIWDPATGTQLGKTMIGHKQWINSLSWEPYHQNPECRLLASCSKDGDVRVWDTVLCMTLLTISGHLKSVTVVKWGGLGLIYSASQDRKIKVWRAKDGILCRTLEGHAHWVNTLALNTDYILKMGAFDPVKDVNKGSSDENKRKSQNFALNRYKEITEACGERLVSGSDDFTMFLWDPTKDKKPIARLTGHQQLVNDVKFSPDGRILASASFDKSIRLWQAKTGKYIATLRGHVQAVYMVAFSADSRFMVSGSADSTLKLWNLKTNKLEIDLPGHGDQVYAVDWSTDGSKVVSGGKDKVLKLWQY
- the LOC123676644 gene encoding uncharacterized protein LOC123676644, which translates into the protein MMDKENSVFLSLTEYFRYLEATPNNRNVIEGEAVLNAGHVIMCGNIAKQASDLGNCKYIIKENNNYELKKKHKYFAQVQVGIAILNLDICHFIIYFSSNNSFIEIKVPFDEEYTYNMLTSLKKKYIEKMLHHICNE